In the Haloferula helveola genome, one interval contains:
- a CDS encoding sigma-70 family RNA polymerase sigma factor: protein MSYSQSNDSLRTYFKEIAKTPLLTPEEELELANRVMRGDEKAREHMIRANLRLVVKIAQDYAGYGLPLADLISEGNIGLTKAVERFDPEKGAKLSSYAAWWIKQSIKRALANQSKTVRLPVHMVQKIAHMRSIARRMAEELGREPTKDELSEETGIPRRKLSALMQASQRTTSLDAPLADGEGTTYADVIGDERAVDPGEALSFNDSADHLEELLATLDDREARIIDARFGLNGKRPMNLEEIGRDFGLTRERIRQLQNKALDKMRRALRRKDNPLPAPVTGLFDED from the coding sequence ATGTCCTACTCCCAATCCAACGACTCGCTCCGGACCTACTTCAAGGAGATCGCCAAGACCCCGCTGTTGACCCCTGAGGAAGAGCTTGAGCTCGCCAACCGGGTGATGCGGGGCGACGAGAAGGCCCGGGAACACATGATTCGAGCCAATCTGCGCTTGGTCGTGAAAATTGCCCAAGACTACGCCGGCTACGGCCTCCCCCTCGCTGATCTGATCTCCGAGGGAAACATTGGCCTGACCAAGGCGGTCGAACGTTTCGACCCGGAAAAAGGCGCCAAGCTGAGCAGCTACGCCGCCTGGTGGATCAAGCAGTCGATCAAGCGGGCCCTCGCCAACCAGAGCAAGACGGTCCGGCTGCCGGTGCACATGGTGCAGAAGATCGCCCACATGCGGAGCATTGCCCGCAGGATGGCCGAAGAACTGGGTCGCGAACCGACCAAGGACGAACTCTCCGAAGAGACCGGGATTCCGCGCCGCAAGCTTTCCGCCCTGATGCAGGCCTCGCAGCGGACGACCTCGCTCGACGCACCGCTGGCCGATGGCGAAGGCACCACCTACGCCGACGTGATCGGCGATGAACGGGCGGTCGATCCCGGCGAGGCTCTGAGCTTCAACGATTCCGCCGACCACCTTGAAGAGCTCCTCGCCACCCTCGATGACCGTGAGGCGAGAATCATCGACGCCCGCTTCGGACTGAACGGCAAGCGGCCGATGAACCTCGAAGAGATCGGTCGCGACTTCGGTCTGACCCGCGAACGGATCCGCCAGCTCCAGAACAAGGCCCTCGACAAGATGCGCCGGGCGCTGCGTCGCAAGGACAACCCGCTTCCGGCACCGGTCACCGGCCTCTTCGACGAGGACTGA
- a CDS encoding class I SAM-dependent methyltransferase, whose product MRMQLLPRAETAVRKGHPWVFAESVKSQNREGSAGELVVMYDRRDRFLAVGLYDPDSPIRVRVVHAGSPAVIDRDWWLGRARDAATRREEVFNAKTNGARCINGESEGFPGLVADRYADTLVVKLYSAVWLERWAEIESVLREVFGPRYLVLRVSRNLADATAEHGLVPGFQGDQGDEVVVFSENGIRFEAAVVHGQKTGFFLDQRDNRARVEQLAEGREVLNLFSFSGGFSLYAARGGATRVVDVDISAHALESARRNFALNPDLDPTIHEGIQADVFEWVGQSGASYDLVISDPPSLAKRERDREKAIVAYRRLNGVALARVRQGGILVAASCSAHVSADEFFGAVRSEAKRSGRRCEELWTSRHADDHPASFPEAEYLKAICLKCAD is encoded by the coding sequence ATGCGGATGCAGTTGCTGCCGCGTGCGGAGACGGCGGTGAGGAAGGGACATCCATGGGTGTTCGCCGAGAGCGTGAAGTCCCAGAACCGTGAAGGTTCGGCGGGCGAACTGGTGGTGATGTACGACCGTCGCGACCGCTTCCTCGCGGTTGGACTCTACGATCCCGATTCGCCGATCCGGGTGCGGGTCGTTCACGCCGGCAGTCCGGCGGTGATCGATCGTGACTGGTGGCTTGGTCGCGCGCGCGACGCGGCAACGCGACGTGAGGAGGTGTTCAACGCCAAGACCAACGGCGCCCGCTGCATCAATGGCGAGAGCGAAGGCTTCCCCGGGCTGGTGGCGGACCGATATGCCGACACGCTGGTGGTGAAGCTTTACTCCGCGGTTTGGCTGGAGAGGTGGGCGGAGATCGAGTCGGTGCTACGCGAGGTTTTCGGTCCGCGCTATCTGGTCCTGCGGGTCAGCCGGAACCTCGCTGACGCCACCGCCGAGCATGGTCTCGTGCCCGGCTTCCAAGGGGACCAGGGCGACGAAGTGGTGGTCTTCTCGGAAAACGGGATCCGCTTCGAGGCGGCGGTGGTCCATGGGCAGAAGACCGGCTTCTTTCTCGACCAACGCGACAACCGGGCGCGCGTCGAACAACTCGCCGAAGGTCGGGAGGTTCTCAATCTGTTCAGCTTTTCCGGCGGCTTCTCGCTCTATGCCGCCCGGGGTGGAGCGACCCGCGTGGTTGACGTCGACATCAGCGCCCATGCGTTGGAGAGCGCCCGCCGGAACTTCGCACTGAACCCCGACCTCGATCCGACGATCCACGAAGGAATCCAAGCGGATGTGTTCGAGTGGGTGGGGCAGTCGGGAGCGTCTTACGATCTCGTGATTTCGGATCCTCCGTCGTTGGCCAAGCGTGAGCGGGACCGCGAGAAGGCGATCGTCGCCTATCGACGGCTGAATGGAGTGGCGCTCGCCCGTGTTCGCCAGGGTGGCATCCTTGTGGCCGCATCCTGTTCAGCGCACGTTTCAGCCGACGAATTCTTCGGGGCCGTGCGCTCCGAGGCGAAGCGCAGCGGACGCCGCTGCGAGGAGCTGTGGACGAGCCGCCATGCTGATGATCACCCGGCCTCGTTTCCCGAGGCCGAGTATCTCAAGGCGATCTGCCTGAAGTGCGCGGACTGA
- a CDS encoding VCBS repeat-containing protein, with product MRTLPLFLLGGTILAVALNAPDRPAPRFAKSELTREFWAEGADFGDFNNDGKPDLAAGPYWWEGPDFSKRHAYDATDTRQSPSGQAPHRAKNPEGEMVSVAGFAGAYSGTNAYSDCFQLFSGDFNADGWDDILTVSFPGKEAFWFENSKGGESPWKRHTAYPSVDNESPVLVDVTGDGAPELVFHTKVEAEGGACLGYASPDPGNPAAPWKFHPISAPGKWGRFQHGLGVGDVNGDGRTDLLMVHGWWEQPESLEGDPEWAFHAADFAANGAQMHVDDVNGDGRADVVTAIEAHGHGLAWNEQKPDGSFVRHPIMGKTAEESAGGVVFTQPHAVEMADIDGDGQRDIVTGKRYFAHGPKGDIDPLGTPVLYWYRVSHDESGKVSFEPHRIDDASGVGTQFTVRDVTGDGQVDIGIANKRGVFFFRQEAR from the coding sequence ATGAGAACCCTTCCCCTGTTCCTCCTCGGTGGCACGATCCTGGCGGTTGCGCTGAACGCGCCGGATCGTCCCGCACCCCGATTCGCGAAATCCGAACTGACCCGCGAGTTCTGGGCCGAAGGCGCGGACTTCGGCGACTTCAACAACGACGGCAAGCCGGACCTCGCGGCGGGGCCTTACTGGTGGGAGGGTCCGGATTTCTCGAAGCGCCATGCCTACGACGCGACCGACACGCGGCAGTCGCCCTCGGGCCAGGCGCCGCATCGGGCGAAGAATCCGGAGGGAGAAATGGTCAGCGTGGCCGGATTCGCGGGCGCCTACTCGGGCACCAATGCCTACTCCGACTGCTTCCAGCTCTTCAGCGGTGACTTCAACGCCGACGGCTGGGATGACATCCTCACCGTTTCCTTCCCCGGGAAGGAAGCGTTCTGGTTCGAGAATTCGAAGGGCGGTGAGTCCCCGTGGAAACGCCACACCGCCTATCCGTCGGTCGACAACGAATCGCCGGTGCTTGTCGACGTGACCGGGGACGGCGCTCCCGAGCTCGTTTTCCATACCAAGGTCGAGGCGGAAGGCGGCGCGTGCCTCGGCTATGCGAGTCCGGATCCCGGGAACCCTGCCGCACCTTGGAAATTCCATCCGATCTCTGCGCCCGGCAAGTGGGGCCGTTTCCAGCATGGTCTCGGAGTCGGCGATGTGAATGGCGACGGCCGGACCGACCTGTTGATGGTCCACGGGTGGTGGGAGCAGCCGGAGTCGCTCGAAGGCGATCCCGAGTGGGCATTCCACGCGGCGGATTTCGCGGCGAACGGGGCGCAGATGCATGTCGATGATGTGAACGGCGACGGACGCGCGGATGTGGTCACGGCGATCGAGGCCCACGGCCATGGCTTGGCGTGGAACGAGCAGAAGCCCGATGGCTCTTTCGTGCGGCACCCGATCATGGGCAAGACCGCCGAGGAGAGTGCCGGGGGGGTGGTCTTCACCCAGCCGCACGCGGTCGAGATGGCCGACATCGATGGCGACGGCCAGCGCGACATCGTGACCGGGAAGCGCTACTTCGCCCACGGTCCGAAGGGTGATATCGACCCCTTGGGTACGCCGGTCCTTTACTGGTATCGGGTGAGCCACGACGAGTCCGGCAAGGTGTCGTTCGAGCCTCACCGGATCGACGACGCTTCGGGCGTCGGCACTCAGTTCACGGTGCGCGATGTCACGGGCGACGGCCAGGTCGACATCGGTATCGCCAACAAGCGGGGGGTGTTCTTTTTCCGTCAGGAGGCGCGCTAG
- a CDS encoding SHD1 domain-containing protein, with protein sequence MMKRFLTLLAVLSTGVLFGQPTESRTWTAKSGHKVEAKALAVAEGKVRFERADGTQVTVEIAKLSDDDQELLREHFEVETPDPEAAPEVEAADDLPHPLGETTGEISTGGEWSYFLYLPKSLAKGEKHPVMFIMNPGGGGAGTTNRYIPGAERNRMILAVSKQSKNGFEKSQEAVDAMIEHVLDTLPIDGDRLYTSGFSGGSRMALATATKNSDITGVLACGAGGSVGNAKQVVYGLCGTNCFNRTDMAHGFKGYRNRDGLLRYFPGKHAWAGDELIDDGITHLNGVFLLSNGKNYPEATERYVQDVMALVRESKDTAPMRAFMWTSFLTEHGAEADGLEELHRELGADEVNETYVKGLQEIEAFAEKSFGEVSASQWKADPKVSSACLREAKKYPGTPWEEVLTKMAEDAQKF encoded by the coding sequence ATGATGAAGCGCTTTCTCACCCTGCTCGCGGTCCTCTCGACCGGCGTCCTTTTCGGTCAACCCACCGAGTCCCGGACATGGACCGCCAAGAGCGGCCACAAGGTCGAGGCCAAGGCGCTCGCCGTGGCTGAAGGCAAGGTCCGCTTCGAGCGCGCCGACGGCACCCAGGTCACCGTCGAGATCGCCAAGCTCTCCGACGACGACCAGGAGCTGCTGCGCGAGCATTTCGAGGTCGAGACGCCCGATCCGGAAGCCGCGCCGGAGGTCGAAGCGGCCGACGATCTCCCGCATCCGTTGGGTGAAACGACTGGCGAGATTTCGACCGGCGGCGAGTGGAGCTATTTCCTCTACCTTCCGAAGTCGCTGGCCAAGGGGGAGAAGCACCCGGTGATGTTCATCATGAATCCGGGCGGGGGCGGTGCCGGCACCACCAATCGCTACATCCCCGGCGCCGAGCGCAACCGGATGATCCTCGCGGTTTCGAAGCAATCGAAGAACGGCTTCGAGAAAAGCCAGGAAGCGGTCGACGCGATGATCGAGCACGTTCTCGACACCCTCCCGATCGACGGAGACCGGCTTTACACCAGCGGTTTTTCGGGTGGCTCGCGGATGGCCCTCGCCACCGCGACCAAGAACAGCGACATCACCGGCGTTCTTGCCTGTGGCGCGGGCGGATCGGTCGGCAACGCCAAGCAGGTCGTCTACGGTCTTTGTGGTACCAACTGCTTCAACCGCACCGACATGGCCCACGGCTTCAAAGGCTACCGGAACCGCGACGGCTTGCTGCGCTACTTCCCCGGCAAACACGCGTGGGCCGGCGACGAACTCATCGATGACGGCATCACCCACCTCAACGGCGTGTTCCTCCTCAGCAACGGGAAGAACTATCCCGAAGCGACCGAGCGCTACGTTCAGGACGTCATGGCCCTCGTCCGCGAATCCAAGGACACCGCGCCGATGCGCGCCTTCATGTGGACCAGCTTCCTCACCGAACACGGCGCGGAGGCCGACGGTTTGGAGGAACTCCACCGTGAACTCGGCGCCGACGAGGTGAACGAGACCTACGTGAAGGGCCTGCAGGAAATCGAGGCCTTCGCGGAGAAAAGCTTCGGCGAGGTTTCGGCGAGCCAGTGGAAAGCCGACCCGAAGGTTTCGTCGGCCTGTCTCCGGGAAGCGAAGAAGTATCCCGGCACGCCGTGGGAGGAAGTCCTCACCAAAATGGCCGAGGACGCCCAGAAATTCTGA
- a CDS encoding prolipoprotein diacylglyceryl transferase family protein: MPSAGSPIYSLAIIIGIAIGAAGWWKLSKNDSRLPIIYFAGIASAFLGAKLAFLFAEGWMYAGHPDRWLAWLSGKSVMGALPAGWAGVELAKKATGYRQITGDRFALLIPIPLILGRVGCISAGCCPGIPIGDGRWPAVPVEIGFQLAALTGLLVLQWRKLLPGQHFHLYLIAYGTFRFAHEFLRATPKPFLGLSGYQILALATAIAAAVAFRTRATRSGTRRSAI, translated from the coding sequence ATGCCCTCCGCCGGTTCGCCGATCTACTCGCTGGCCATCATCATCGGCATCGCGATCGGCGCGGCCGGTTGGTGGAAGCTCTCGAAGAACGACTCGCGGCTGCCGATCATCTACTTCGCCGGCATCGCGTCGGCCTTCCTCGGCGCCAAGCTGGCGTTCCTTTTCGCCGAAGGATGGATGTATGCGGGTCACCCGGACCGCTGGTTGGCGTGGCTTTCGGGAAAGTCCGTGATGGGTGCGCTGCCGGCAGGATGGGCTGGAGTCGAGCTCGCCAAAAAAGCGACCGGCTACCGACAGATCACCGGTGACCGCTTTGCGTTGCTGATACCCATCCCGCTCATCCTCGGCCGTGTCGGGTGCATTTCCGCCGGGTGTTGTCCGGGCATCCCGATCGGCGACGGCCGCTGGCCGGCGGTGCCGGTGGAGATCGGCTTCCAACTCGCCGCCCTCACGGGGCTGCTCGTCCTCCAATGGCGCAAACTTCTCCCCGGTCAGCATTTCCATCTCTACCTGATCGCCTACGGCACGTTCCGCTTCGCCCACGAGTTCCTGCGCGCGACTCCCAAGCCCTTTCTCGGCCTGTCCGGTTACCAGATCCTCGCGCTGGCGACCGCCATCGCGGCGGCGGTCGCCTTCCGCACCCGCGCGACGCGTTCCGGAACCCGCCGGAGCGCCATATGA
- the azu gene encoding azurin, with the protein MKKFLISLFALSATALSAVAEDTATLELTGNDQMQYSTKELSVTEGQKVTIKFKHIGKLPKAAMGHNVVILKPDTPTAPFAMKCAQAAASDYIPADKASTDLIIAHTKMIGGGEETTVTFTAPAAGKYPYLCTFPGHFGVMNGVLTVKAK; encoded by the coding sequence ATGAAGAAATTCCTCATTTCCCTCTTCGCCCTCTCCGCGACCGCCCTCAGCGCCGTCGCTGAGGACACCGCGACCCTCGAGCTGACCGGCAACGACCAGATGCAGTACAGCACGAAAGAGCTCTCGGTGACCGAAGGCCAGAAAGTCACCATCAAGTTCAAGCACATCGGCAAACTGCCGAAGGCGGCGATGGGCCACAACGTGGTGATCCTCAAGCCCGACACCCCGACCGCTCCGTTCGCGATGAAGTGCGCCCAAGCGGCGGCCAGCGACTACATCCCCGCGGACAAGGCTTCCACCGACCTGATCATCGCCCACACCAAGATGATCGGCGGCGGCGAGGAAACCACGGTGACTTTCACCGCTCCTGCAGCCGGCAAGTATCCTTACCTCTGCACCTTCCCCGGTCACTTCGGCGTCATGAACGGCGTGCTGACCGTCAAGGCGAAGTAA
- the mscL gene encoding large-conductance mechanosensitive channel protein MscL: protein MIKEFKEFAFKGNVMDMAVGIIIGGAFGTVVKSLVDNVLMPPLGKLIAGIDFTKLKIVLEPAVAEVKEGDTVVTAAKPEVAIAYGQFITDFISFVLLAFAVFLVVKKVMAAFEKKKEEEAAAPPEPSAEEKLLTEIRDLLKTKG, encoded by the coding sequence ATGATCAAGGAATTCAAGGAGTTCGCCTTCAAGGGCAACGTGATGGACATGGCGGTCGGCATCATCATCGGCGGCGCTTTCGGCACGGTGGTGAAGTCGCTGGTCGACAACGTGCTGATGCCGCCGCTCGGCAAGCTGATCGCCGGCATCGATTTCACCAAGCTGAAGATCGTCCTCGAGCCGGCCGTTGCCGAGGTCAAGGAAGGCGACACCGTGGTGACCGCGGCGAAGCCGGAGGTGGCGATCGCCTACGGCCAGTTCATCACTGACTTCATCTCCTTCGTCCTGCTCGCATTCGCTGTATTCCTTGTGGTCAAGAAGGTGATGGCCGCCTTCGAGAAGAAGAAAGAAGAGGAGGCCGCGGCACCCCCCGAGCCGAGTGCCGAGGAGAAGCTCCTCACCGAGATCCGGGACCTGCTGAAGACGAAAGGCTGA
- the lpdA gene encoding dihydrolipoyl dehydrogenase, whose amino-acid sequence MAYDLIVIGGGPAGYVAAIRAAQLGKKVACVEADRAGGTCLNWGCIPTKALLKNAELYHTLSHRAKEFGFSFDNLSYDWSAVIGRSRKVSDRLAGGIEFLFKKNGVEYVRGHGAITGPGKVEVTAKDGSTSSAEAKHIIVATGCKTRELPGLPINGKSVIGSKDAMILENQPKEMIIIGAGAIGVEFAYIYNAFGTKVTIVEMMDRLVPVEDDEVGDALEKSFIKQGIRCLTGHKVTGTKDLGDRVEISVEGAKENGTISADVCLVAIGVQPVLPGGEQPELSERGYINTDDRYQTSIPGVYAIGDIIGPPWLAHTASFEAIQCVEGLYVDGHTPRKVSNFPGCTYCHPQVASVGKTERALKEEGIEYTVGKIPFMAIGKAIAAGEPDGFAKLLYGKKHGELLGAHIIGDNATELIAEMGLALDQELTIDDIHATIHAHPTMSEVIHEATLAAEGHAIHF is encoded by the coding sequence ATGGCCTACGATCTCATCGTCATCGGAGGCGGACCTGCCGGCTACGTCGCCGCCATCCGCGCCGCCCAACTCGGAAAGAAAGTCGCTTGTGTCGAAGCCGACCGCGCCGGAGGCACCTGCCTGAACTGGGGCTGCATCCCGACCAAGGCATTGCTCAAAAATGCCGAGCTGTACCACACGCTCTCCCACCGCGCGAAGGAGTTCGGCTTCTCGTTCGACAACCTGAGCTACGACTGGTCCGCCGTGATCGGCCGCTCGCGCAAGGTCTCCGACCGGCTCGCCGGCGGGATCGAGTTCCTCTTCAAGAAGAACGGCGTCGAGTACGTCCGCGGCCACGGAGCCATCACCGGCCCGGGCAAGGTCGAGGTGACCGCCAAGGACGGCTCGACCTCGTCGGCTGAGGCCAAGCACATCATCGTCGCTACCGGCTGCAAGACCCGCGAGCTGCCGGGTCTGCCGATCAACGGCAAGTCGGTGATCGGCTCGAAGGACGCGATGATCCTCGAGAACCAGCCGAAGGAAATGATCATCATCGGCGCCGGCGCGATCGGCGTCGAGTTCGCCTACATCTACAACGCCTTCGGCACCAAGGTGACGATCGTCGAGATGATGGACCGCCTCGTTCCGGTCGAGGACGACGAAGTCGGCGACGCGCTGGAGAAGTCATTTATCAAGCAGGGAATCCGCTGCCTCACCGGCCACAAGGTGACCGGCACCAAGGACCTCGGCGATCGCGTCGAGATCTCGGTCGAAGGCGCCAAGGAGAACGGCACGATCTCGGCCGACGTCTGCCTGGTCGCGATCGGCGTGCAGCCGGTGCTTCCCGGCGGCGAGCAGCCGGAGCTTTCCGAGCGCGGCTACATCAACACCGATGACCGCTACCAAACCTCGATCCCGGGCGTTTACGCGATCGGGGACATCATCGGCCCGCCGTGGCTCGCGCACACCGCTTCGTTCGAGGCGATCCAGTGCGTCGAGGGCCTTTACGTCGACGGCCACACGCCGCGCAAGGTGAGCAACTTCCCCGGATGCACGTACTGCCACCCGCAGGTCGCGTCTGTCGGCAAGACCGAGCGCGCGCTCAAGGAGGAGGGAATCGAGTATACCGTCGGCAAGATCCCGTTCATGGCCATCGGCAAGGCGATCGCCGCCGGCGAACCGGACGGCTTCGCCAAGCTGCTCTACGGCAAGAAGCACGGCGAACTGCTCGGCGCCCACATCATCGGTGACAACGCGACCGAGCTGATCGCCGAGATGGGTCTTGCGCTCGACCAGGAGCTGACGATCGACGACATCCACGCGACGATTCACGCCCATCCGACGATGAGCGAGGTCATCCACGAAGCGACCCTCGCCGCCGAGGGCCACGCGATCCACTTCTGA
- a CDS encoding DUF4339 domain-containing protein codes for MSEWYYAHGGEQKGPVPVSELQRLAGNNEFDPVKDLVWREGMDDWKPAEMVPELKALSGPAPEPAAAAPAETTAAPATAPAAADPMNPYAAPTTDATAHESAGVGDDLPTVKRANFVLCATLLVIGTLGFLASYAALIVPILTNPNDPSAVESVGPIAGIGFLVSLALMMTGQIMGMIYVYRAWVLLQPHTAYSTPGKAVGFLFIPFYNLYWIFVAYWRWSQEWNRIVVANPKHRNAPRMSEGLFMTYPIVNLSAFVLSILALLPVLVFQVIVIRGMCAAINYSADR; via the coding sequence ATGAGCGAATGGTACTACGCCCACGGCGGCGAACAAAAGGGGCCGGTGCCGGTCTCCGAGCTCCAGCGTCTTGCTGGCAACAACGAGTTCGACCCCGTCAAGGACCTCGTTTGGCGCGAGGGCATGGACGACTGGAAGCCGGCGGAAATGGTTCCCGAACTGAAAGCCCTTTCGGGACCCGCGCCCGAGCCGGCCGCTGCGGCTCCCGCCGAAACGACTGCAGCCCCGGCCACTGCTCCGGCCGCCGCGGATCCGATGAATCCCTATGCCGCGCCGACGACCGATGCCACGGCACACGAGTCGGCGGGCGTCGGCGACGACCTGCCCACGGTCAAGCGCGCCAACTTCGTGCTGTGCGCGACCCTGCTCGTGATCGGCACGCTCGGATTCCTGGCCAGCTACGCCGCCCTCATCGTTCCGATTCTAACCAACCCGAATGACCCGTCCGCCGTCGAGTCGGTCGGCCCGATCGCAGGCATCGGATTCCTCGTCTCGCTCGCGCTGATGATGACCGGCCAGATCATGGGCATGATCTATGTCTACCGCGCCTGGGTTTTGCTTCAGCCCCACACCGCGTACTCGACGCCCGGAAAGGCGGTCGGTTTCCTCTTCATTCCGTTCTACAACCTCTACTGGATCTTCGTCGCCTACTGGCGCTGGTCCCAGGAATGGAACCGCATCGTGGTTGCGAATCCGAAACACCGGAATGCGCCGAGGATGTCCGAGGGACTGTTCATGACCTACCCGATCGTCAACCTTTCGGCGTTCGTCCTGAGCATCCTCGCGCTGCTCCCGGTGCTGGTCTTCCAGGTCATCGTGATCCGTGGCATGTGTGCCGCGATCAACTACAGTGCCGATCGCTGA
- a CDS encoding CAP domain-containing protein → MKPHHLAIALLALGPAHADRTSDELLAAFQTRLETRQPIDELCDSLEGKPDETLSDLIAELNKAWPGVRDRYLAALESVAKTGVGGDRNARQKRIRELRDDFMSVYRLGEGPMKPLLKSKSMPAVEELRKLLSPTSEELLKGAPPTLAPLREAANKLARFRDAALDAALSSIPSDSVSSLEEREKSVAATAGDLPRDGLKTIERNRKIAEDENVPADEARGIEECNYWRLYVGLNALVLDPKLCDASRDHSKDMAEKGFFAHESPVPGKKTPWDRAKNFGTTASGENIYSGSNQPQAANRGWFYSPGHHKNMFNPGQQRIGLGHHGGRWTQMFGK, encoded by the coding sequence ATGAAACCCCACCACCTCGCCATCGCGCTCCTCGCGCTCGGCCCTGCCCACGCCGACCGCACGTCCGACGAACTCCTCGCCGCGTTCCAAACCCGGCTCGAGACGCGTCAGCCGATCGACGAACTCTGCGACTCACTCGAGGGCAAACCGGACGAAACCCTCAGCGACCTCATCGCCGAACTGAACAAGGCGTGGCCCGGCGTTCGCGACCGCTATCTCGCCGCGCTCGAATCGGTGGCGAAGACCGGGGTCGGCGGAGATCGCAACGCCCGCCAGAAACGGATTCGCGAACTGCGTGATGATTTCATGTCCGTCTACCGGCTCGGCGAGGGTCCGATGAAGCCCTTGCTGAAGAGCAAGAGCATGCCGGCTGTCGAGGAACTCCGGAAACTCCTCTCGCCCACCAGCGAGGAGCTCCTGAAAGGCGCTCCGCCCACGCTCGCACCGCTGCGCGAGGCCGCGAACAAACTTGCCCGCTTCCGGGATGCCGCTCTCGATGCCGCGCTTTCCTCGATCCCGAGCGACTCGGTCTCAAGCCTCGAGGAGCGCGAGAAATCGGTCGCCGCGACCGCCGGTGACCTGCCCCGCGATGGTCTCAAGACGATCGAACGAAACCGCAAGATCGCTGAAGACGAAAACGTTCCCGCCGACGAGGCGCGCGGGATCGAAGAGTGCAACTACTGGCGGCTCTACGTCGGCCTCAACGCTCTGGTCCTCGATCCGAAACTCTGCGACGCATCCCGCGACCATTCGAAGGACATGGCGGAGAAGGGATTCTTCGCCCACGAGTCGCCGGTCCCCGGAAAAAAGACCCCGTGGGACCGCGCGAAGAACTTCGGCACCACCGCGTCCGGCGAAAACATCTACAGCGGATCGAACCAGCCGCAGGCTGCCAACCGCGGCTGGTTCTACTCACCCGGGCACCACAAGAACATGTTCAACCCCGGACAACAGCGCATCGGTCTCGGCCACCACGGCGGCCGCTGGACGCAGATGTTCGGGAAATAA
- the ribD gene encoding bifunctional diaminohydroxyphosphoribosylaminopyrimidine deaminase/5-amino-6-(5-phosphoribosylamino)uracil reductase RibD, which yields MSEDEKWMRRAIAEARRGVGRTSPNPPVGAVLVRDGIEIGAGWHRRAGQPHAEREAIADALQRSGPDALRGATAYVTLEPCSTHGRTPPCTDGLIEAGVSHVVYASTDPNPAHAGGADPLLRSAGIEVASGVLADEADRLIRPFAKVQGTGLPWVIWKTAMSLDGRLTRPPGEGMWLTGPEARAEVQKIRAEVDAIVTSGETVRRDRPRLDLREPELLEGREMPWRVVLTDRPDSLPDDAPLFTDAHRERTLVRPRMDFEKTLRELVRERGVNAVMLECGGRLAGEFADRGLIDEVVAFMAPMICGGPVTALAGEGLPDGAGLDQIEFRQVGPDVMLRGIVREGSLTKHP from the coding sequence GTGAGCGAGGATGAAAAGTGGATGCGCCGGGCGATCGCGGAAGCGCGTCGAGGCGTCGGCCGCACCTCGCCGAATCCGCCGGTCGGTGCGGTGCTCGTTCGCGATGGCATCGAGATCGGCGCCGGTTGGCATCGGCGGGCCGGTCAGCCGCACGCCGAGCGCGAGGCGATCGCCGATGCTCTGCAGCGTTCGGGTCCGGACGCGCTGCGCGGTGCCACGGCCTACGTGACCTTGGAGCCCTGCTCGACCCACGGTCGCACGCCGCCCTGCACCGACGGCTTGATCGAAGCGGGTGTCAGCCACGTCGTCTATGCCTCGACCGATCCGAATCCGGCGCATGCCGGAGGGGCGGATCCATTGCTGCGGTCGGCCGGCATCGAAGTGGCATCGGGGGTGTTGGCCGACGAGGCCGATCGGCTGATCCGTCCGTTTGCCAAAGTCCAGGGCACCGGTCTGCCTTGGGTCATCTGGAAAACTGCGATGAGTCTCGACGGCCGCCTGACGCGACCCCCGGGTGAGGGGATGTGGCTGACCGGTCCGGAGGCGCGTGCCGAGGTCCAGAAGATCCGTGCGGAAGTCGATGCGATCGTGACCTCGGGCGAAACGGTCCGGAGGGACCGTCCGCGGCTCGACCTGCGCGAGCCGGAGCTGCTCGAAGGCCGCGAGATGCCGTGGCGGGTGGTATTGACCGATCGACCCGATTCGTTACCCGACGACGCGCCCTTGTTCACCGATGCCCATCGCGAGCGAACGCTCGTCCGCCCGCGCATGGATTTCGAGAAGACCCTGCGCGAACTGGTGCGCGAGAGGGGAGTGAATGCCGTGATGCTGGAGTGCGGAGGACGGCTGGCAGGAGAGTTCGCGGATCGGGGTCTGATCGACGAAGTCGTCGCCTTCATGGCGCCGATGATCTGCGGAGGGCCGGTGACCGCACTCGCCGGCGAAGGACTGCCGGACGGAGCCGGTCTCGATCAGATCGAGTTCCGTCAGGTCGGACCCGATGTGATGCTCCGGGGAATCGTCCGCGAAGGTTCCCTCACCAAACATCCTTGA